From one Babesia bovis T2Bo chromosome 3, whole genome shotgun sequence genomic stretch:
- a CDS encoding DEAD/DEAH box helicase family protein: MEHESEHHDASNDEQDITIDMQDGFFDLLDGNDQEDSGYSIANAVDYAQKAATNSEYTDKSKKRSNKRGIESMDIEKDDADGVIQGPPMKTRANNSDKSTVSLDAQATESSTSKQEVNSHLTSDTNWSDLGLSRSLIKAVFDMGYKAPSIIQSKVIPVALEGKDLLATAETGSGKSAAFLIPTLQRLITAGVIKQKDVDLTRGGNQRVGTKALILLPTRELAAQCYDVFLALTQNLTQNGVLITGGVPVKEQEAKLRRMPYIVFATPGKVLDIMLNSNCIHMDAIEIVVLDEADRLLDLGFKDELAHILQLCNKERQTMLFSATLTEATKELVPVALVNPIYIKATPKITVAKTLKCENIQLKSDDLREAAALYLCSQRYTKKTILFFQTKRAAHRNALVFQLAGLKSGELHGDLAQAKRFEQIEKFKNGEVDFLMASELASRGLDIPGISAVINVHLPFDNVRFLHRVGRTARMGEEGTAITFYTEKERSAIKSMMKSITDKGSNIDKQKIKLSGAALKNYKSKIEEMEPKIAELLAAEKVEKELRQCENAIKYGSSTEKREERIWFRSKKQKLEASKNELLQTKLRAITNRKKDNEHEPGQITKVKKNSSLGQNHVKKTRMATQGTRQKSTSGRRGITNKKQSSRKHK, from the exons GAGCATGAATCAGAGCATCATGATGCGTCAAATGACGAACAAGACATTACCATCGATATGCAG GATGGTTTTTTCGACCTTTTGGATGGTAATGACCAAGAAGATTCCGGGTATAGTATAGCCAATGCCGTGGATTATGCACAAAAAGCAGCTACAAACTCTGAATACACAGATAAAAGCAAGAAAAGGTCAAATAAAAGGGGCATAGAATCAATGGACATTGAGAAAGATGATGCTGATGGAGTTATACAAGGTCCACCTATGAAGACAAGGGCTAATAACTCAGACAAGTCTACCGTCTCTCTCGATGCCCAAGCTACTGAGTCATCGACTTCCAAACAAGAAGTCAATAGCCATCTTACTTCAGATACCAATTGGTCTGATTTGGGTCTTTCAAGGTCATTAATCAAG GCGGTGTTTGACATGGGATACAAGGCACCGAGTATTATACAAAGCAAGGTAATACCTGTTGCCCTGGAAGGCAAGGATCTGCTTGCTACGGCAGAAACTGGCTCTGGAAAGAGTGCAGCGTTTTTGATTCCTACTCTCCAGAGGTTGATAACGGCAGGGGTCATTAAACAAAAAGACGTAGATTTAACACGCGGTGGTAATCAGAGGGTCGGCACAAAAGCTCTTATACTGTTACCAACGCGTGAACTTGCTGCGCAGTGTTACGATGTATTCCTAGCTTTGACACAGAATTTGACGCAGAATGGAGTGCTCATCACTGGTGGCGTGCCTGTCAAAGAACAGGAGGCAAAGCTAAGGCGTATGCCATATATAGTATTCGCCACGCCGGGTAAAGTACTGGATATCATGTTGAATTCAAATTGCATACATATGGATGCGATAGAAATTGTGGTCCTTGATGAAGCTGATCGTTTACTAGATCTAGGATTCAAGGATGAATTGGCACATATCCTGCAGTTGTGTAACAAGGAAAGACAAACAATGCTATTTAGCGCAACGCTCACTGAAGCCACCAAGGAGTTAGTGCCTGTCGCACTGGTCAATCCAATATACATCAAGGCAACTCCCAAAATTACTGTTGCTAAAACTCTCAAATGCGAGAACATCCAACTCAAAAGCGACGACCTCAGGGAAGCGGCTGCACTTTACCTATGTTCACAAAGGTATACCAAGAAGACTATACTCTTTTTCCAG ACAAAACGAGCTGCACACAGAAATGCTTTGGTGTTTCAATTGGCTGGTCTGAAATCTGGAGAGTTGCACGGCGATTTGGCTCAAGCTAAGCGTTTTGAGCAAATTGAGAA GTTCAAAAACGGTGAGGTGGACTTCCTGATGGCCAGCGAACTTGCATCAAGGGGTCTCGATATACCAGGAATATCGGCAGTAATCAATGTCCACTTACCCTTTGACAATGTTAG GTTCCTGCATAGAGTGGGAAGAACAGCAAGAATGGGAGAAGAGGGCACTGCCATAACGTTCTACACCGAAAAGGAAAGATCGGCCATTAAAAGCATGATGAAAAGTATAACGGATAAGGGTTCAAATATAGATAAACAGAAAATTAAACTCTCAGGCGCTGCCCTTAAAAATTATAAGAGTAAAATAGAAGAGATGGAACCAAAAATAGCAGAATTGTTAGCAGCAGAAAAGGTAGAGAAGGAGTTACGCCAATGTGAAAACGCTATTAAATACGGAAGCTCCACGGAAAAAAGAG AAGAACGCATATGGTTCAGGTCAAAGAAGCAAAAGTTAGAGGCATCCAAAAATGAGTTGCTACAAACTAAATTAAGAGCAATAACGAACAGAAAAAAGGATAATGAACATGAACCTGGACAAATAACCAAAGTTAAAAAGAATAGTTCACTTGGACAAAATCATGTGAAAAAAACGCGCATGGCGACACAAGGGACACGTCAGAAAAGTACAAGCGGGAGGCGTGGAATAACTAACAAAAAACAGTCTTCACGAAAACACAAATAA
- a CDS encoding putative tryptophan--tRNA ligase yields MSGTLGYDFRHGTWLLFASYLFWLTPLIDDCYCTRIRGIHDRKSGFVQSTGISNHLRRSAVYSAIAGIQPTGDLHIGNYIGCIKPAVEYQTAGGALNVLIADLHATTEHNTTVNLSDSIRRTVATLLSCGVDPDRSAIILQSDFPEILELHWILSTVISIGRLRKLANFEHRQVAQDGDSVAEFLYPLLMAADVLCSGSDSIIAGEDQLSHVCVIREVAKKLNRLAGSTVVCIPDMLPNTGFRVISLDGRGKMSKSSLQACSRINITDTEETIYQKIKVAKTSTDDTSSTEVTNLRRLLKFFSGDSGANIPGDIQFSLLKEHLHQVVTTYLRPIRQRYNEILLDDTAVSSALKSGRTRMQPTFASILEVCYNYVLITCSARETFFKLL; encoded by the exons ATGAGTGGCACTCTCGGTTACGATTTTCGCCACGGCACATGGCTACTATTCGCTTCCTATTTATTTTGGTTGACGCCGTTAATTGATGACTGTTATTGCACCCGGATAAGAGGGATACACGATCGCAAGAGTGGATTTGTACAATCAACTGGCATATCAAACCATCTACGGCGTTCGGCAGTATACTCTGCAATTGCTGGCATTCAG CCCACTGGAGATCTTCATATCGGTAACTACATTGGTTGCATCAAGCCAGCTGTTGAATACCAGACAGCTGGCGGCGCTCTTAATGTGTTGATTGCGGATTTGCACGCCACGACAG AGCATAATACTACTGTTAATCTATCGGACTCGATAAGGAGAACTGTTGCCACACTATTGTCTTGCGGTGTTGATCCAGACAGGAGCGCTATTATATTACAGAGCGACTTCCCTGAGATTTTAGAACTTCATTGGATACTTTCAACAGTTATTTCAATAG GTCGTTTGCGCAAGCTTGCAAATTTTGAACACCGCCAAGTAGCTCAAGATGGCGACTCTGTGGCAGAGTTCCTCTATCCGTTGTTG ATGGCGGCGGATGTGCTATGCAGTGGGAGCGACTCCATCATTGCAGGGGAAGATCAGTTATCGCATGTTTGTGTCATTCGCGAGGTGGCTAAAAAGCTTAATCGTTTAGCTGGTTCAACTGTCGTATGCATTCCTGATATGTTGCCTAACACAGGTTTCAG GGTCATATCGCTTGATGGGCGGGGTAAGATGTCGAAATCATCGCTACAAGCATGCTCGCGCATTAATATAACTGACACTGAAGAAACTATATATCAAAAGATTAAGGTTGCGAAAACATCTACCGATG ATACGTCATCAACTGAGGTTACCAATTTGCGTCGACTGCTAAAATTCTTTTCGGGTGACTCCGGTGCTAACATTCCTGGAGATATTCAGTTTAGCTTGTTGAAAGAACATCTCCATCAAGTTGTCACCACGTATCTGAGGCCTATTCGGCA GCGGTACAACGAAATACTACTAGACGACACTGCTGTGTCGTCAGCACTAAAATCTGGCCGTACTAGAATGCAGCCAACATTTGCATCTATTTTAGAGGTATGCTACAATTACGTTCTTATCACATGCTCAGCGCGTGAAACGTTCTTTAAACTATtataa
- a CDS encoding Protein kinase domain family protein, which translates to MELKKQESFTNVPLMFVNEDDVNDVYPVPQEYPYRQQPTQSGDSVNDAIYPVLPNKMKTARNTLVSYSPAISDRHLASDVLKRLDSQLSTHVDRAITNVGTDIEPPTKNKNVFLSPEFAKKRRQMLFAKQWKRNAINEYMVKYYASKFQPTEDVSLKQHICNTIGGDHALRNFFELKNGSDHKLRKDETNDMVKDWIEAGPQYSQVLSDALKKYHDYLYKRNRDNSDVKRKVASTSRYFFEMLAEAKECERKMNERMLVTEERLYGRKDFIADIEKENQLNRNRCKKLYAMYLQCQRRCDEWVRNAHVTQNTARNTSQQNTSFYGHQADNRVQIQANADGLAEATAANIAEVPPNNYNMEACNTTAATGAPPATRNRDPHVLHITQSTGTLNDRRDTSERLLANQYEDRGSSVNGNAPSAGIQPSEMPCQTENYNNEVGKNAPNPNQALYSGSWDPLVCRQTEGKRLNQYVVNKRTTSADDTLTPTRRLREVDASISLINPGEVPPDGKTADVDSGDPVTPTQLMSGSVNRVNELQLSNRLSSVGGVNRWIYSKMEERGELDGYKTLLNELRSLLFAKGGTVLGYYSLPQALEWLDETDANRVIIPPSQESFRDGTLYTTCSFAEIKLMKILQGGIYLLRSKPRTKVFDEAVLQQILDANSELFELKKRLDNGRCSLYKKLKRDWAERNSKWAGFPPLKRGYRLLNMLGKGGFAEVWEVLDPITLTIQAAKLHILSNDMNQIERGNVVMRVKNEIDIHKTCRTHKNIVNMKACFEMGDNMLATILELCDDGDLDHYIKLHAPVPEKLALTWTYQILEGLHYMKTLPEGRVHHCDLKPGNILKHKGNIKLADFGLSKMVPHESTRELWGGGGTIFYQPPECLVANVRNKQVVLTDKIDIWAVGCILYEMLYNTRPFGFGGGKKSLSERMYQAILSGVKFPSNDNVSEECKNLMLRFLAFDPSMRPSIEEAMASPIFHMDVGDST; encoded by the exons ATGGAGCTTAAGAAGCAAGAGAGCTTCACCAATGTGCCTTTAATGTTTGTTAATGAAGATGACGTAAATGATGTCTACCCCGTACCGCAAGAATACCCATATAGGCAGCAACCAACACAGAGTGGAGATAGTGTTAATGATGCGATATATCCCGTGTTGCCAAATAAGATGAAAACGGCGCGTAATACTTTGGTCTCATATAGCCCAGCAATAAGTGATCGCCATCTTGCTTCAGATGTTCTCAAAAGGCTTGACTCACAACTATCCACACATGTAGATAGAGCTATTACTAACGTGGGAACAGACATCGAGCCACCAACAAAAAACAAGAATGTATTTTTATCACCG GAATTTGCAAAAAAACGCAGACAAATGCTTTTTGCAAAGCAATGGAAGAGAAATGCcattaatgaatatatggtgAAGTACTATGCTTCAAAATTCCAGCCGACTGAAGACGTATCACtgaaacaacatatatgtaatacGATAGGTGGAGATCACGCATTAAGAAATTTTTTTGAATTAAAAAATGGTTCAGATCACAAGCTAAGGAAAGATGAAACAAATGATATGGTAAAAGATTGGATTGAAGCAGGACCTCAATACTCCCAAGTGCTTAGCGATGCCCTTAAGAAATATCATGATTATCTGTACAAAAGAAACAGAGACAATAGCGACGTCAAGCGTAAGGTAGCGTCTACATCTAGGTACTTTTTCGAAATGTTGGCGGAAGCAAAGGAATGCGAACGTAAAATGAACGAACGTATGCTGGTTACCGAAGAGAGATTATATGGCAGGAAGGATTTTATTGCCgatatagaaaaggaaAACCAACTAAATAGAAATAGGTGCAAAAAGCTGTATGCCATGTATCTACAGTGTCAAAGGAGATGTGATGAATGGGTCAGAAATGCCCATGTAACACAGAATACGGCTAGAAATACATCTCAGCAAAATACATCATTCTATGGCCATCAAGCTGATAATAGAGTACAAATACAGGCAAATGCTGATGGATTAGCAGAAGCTACGGCAGCCAATATAGCAGAGGTTCCACCTAATAATTATAACATGGAAGCTTGCAACACTACGGCAGCTACTGGAGCACCACCTGCAACACGAAATAGAGATCCGCATGTATTGCACATTACACAATCAACGGGAACATTGAACGATAGAAGAGATACCAGCGAGCGTTTGCTAGCCAATCAATATGAGGATAGAGGGAGTAGCGTGAATGGCAATGCCCCTTCTGCAGGAATACAACCCTCAGAAATGCCTTGCCAAACAGAAAATTATAACAATGAAGTGGGAAAGAATGCTCCAAATCCTAACCAGGCGCTTTATTCAGGCTCGTGGGATCCATTGGTATGTAGGCAAACAGAGGGAAAGAGGTTGAACCAATATGTTGTAAACAAAAGAACTACATCCGCTGATGATACTCTGACTCCGACAAGAAGGTTACGCGAAGTAGATGCCAGTATTTCATTGATCAATCCTGGAGAAGTGCCTCCAGATGGTAAGACAGCAGATGTAGATAGTGGAGATCCCGTTACACCAACTCAACTCATGAGCGGAAGCGTTAACAGAGTTAATGAGTTGCAACTGTCTAATCGGTTGAGTTCAGTGGGTGGAGTCAACCGATGGATATACAGTAAGATGGAGGAAAGAGGAGAACTTGATGGATACAAAACACTTCTTAACGAACTGAGGTCATTACTGTTCGCCAAAGGCGGTACTGTACTAGGATATTACTCGTTACCACAAGCTCTGGAGTGGCTTGACGAAACCGATGCAAATAGAGTTATAATACCACCCAGCCAAGAAAGTTTCAGGGATGGTACACTGTATACGACATGTTCATTTGCTGAAATCAAGTTAATGAAAATACTACAAGGTGGCATATACCTCCTAAGATCAAAGCCGCGCACCAAAGTTTTTGATGAGGCTGTCCTGCAACAGATTCTAGATGCAAATAGCGAACTTTTCGAATTAAAGAAGAGATTGGACAACGGAAGATGCTCCCTTTACAAGAAGCTTAAAAGAGACTGGGCTGAAAGGAATTCAAAATGGGCAGGATTTCCACCACTAAAAAGAGGATACCGATTGCTAAATATGTTAGGTAAAGGAGGTTTTGCAGAAGTATGGGAAGTATTAGACCCAATCACTTTGACAATACAGGCCGCTAAATTACATATTTTGTCTAACGATATGAATCAAATTGAACGTGGCAACGTAGTAATGAGGgtaaaaaatgaaattgatatacacaagACATGTAGAACACATAAAAATATAGTTAATATGAAAGCATGCTTCGAAATGGGAGATAACATGTTGGCCACTATTCTAGAGTTATGTGATGACGGTGACCTAGACCATTATATTAAACTTCACGCACCAGTGCCAGAAAAACTAGCGCTTACGTGGACTTATCAAATACTTGAGGGACTTCATTACATGAAAACGTTACCAGAAGGAAGAGTCCATCACTGCGACCTTAAACCtggtaatatattaaagcACAAGGGAAACATTAAACTGGCAGATTTCGGACTCTCAAAG ATGGTTCCGCATGAATCGACAAGGGAGCTTTGGGGAGGTGGTGGTACTATTTTCTACCAACCCCCTGAATGTCTGGTCGCTAACGTTCGGAACAAACAAGTAGTCCTAACCGacaaaatagatatatggGCAGTCGGATGCATCCTATATGAAATGCTGTATAACACCCGACCATTTGGATTCGGAGGAGGTAAAAAGTCACTATCAG AGAGAATGTATCAAGCCATACTTAGTGGTGTTAAATTCCCATCGAACGATAATGTGTCGGAAGAATGCAAG AACCTGATGCTCCGATTCCTTGCATTCGATCCTTCAATGAGACCATCCATAGAGGAAGCCATGGCATCACCCATATTCCACATGGACGTAGGAGATTCCACCTGA
- a CDS encoding chromosome segregation ATPase family protein — MIFDSLFSDLDHCLDNIENGKQELSDVLFQVNIFIERFVELRNDIKALRKHVVDNWLQYDEQKSYIASLFDELHELSVHTIDLGKTIAAKSDLLGRNDSSQLERFIKFHAVESHTLYSRINDTVCELRTYQRNYNIGLIKLHDAQEVASKLLSDLCNIEHNLDKTREKLEKQTLSHNAVLVDLDIETQKKYTEVNLVKSSVTISCEDLRSCEEELIILKNEKEKIELLFTKHQITLQTLIEESNSLSSTIASCRATFLQLTDDFSEAKQSNIKQQQNIIDLKGEKSKAIDYCESLACKVNDLSGCLNSYEKKKTTLEDSIKTAESKKNDYSNDITTMSSINENLTEETTSLLNMEKQWLSTFENIQNMVEKIEQLESSCNELDIEFSSIDADVKRWKEQNNILEVNRRNAKKAEKELEASRLSLEEAVDKDKAESQKISDTLDELNKSITQSRIVLEDLKTQFDTAQGERDSRLSGLKHRHMDEYKEKQSVKICDIKASLKQQRETILEGKREELEEALKQYAAKLDQETVDLERSRRAKLDGDARLIKQLQGELNKLRNGMCH, encoded by the exons ATGATTTTCGACAGCTTATTTAGTGACTTAGATCATTGCTTGGATAATATTGAAAACGGGAAGCAAGAATTGTCAGATG TATTGTTTCAGGTCAACATATTCATTGAAAGGTTCGTAGAATTACGCAATGATATTAAGGCGTTAAG AAAACACGTTGTGGACAATTGGCTGCAATATGATGAACAAAAATCATACATTGCATCTTTATTTGATGAGTTGCACGAGTTAAGCGTGCATACCATAGATTTGGGGAAAACAATTGCAGCAAAATCTGATCTACTCGGCCGCAACGATAGCAGTCAGTTAGAGAGATTCATCAAATTTCATGCTGTAGAGTCTCATACGTTATATTCACGAATTAACGACACTGTATGTGAATTAAGAACTTATCAACGTAACTATAATATCGGTTTGATAAAACTTCATGATGCCCAAGAG GTGGCGTCAAAATTACTATCAGATCTCTGCAATATCGAACATAATCTTGACAAAACACGA GAAAAGTTGGAAAAACAAACACTTTCCCACAATGCTGTACTAGTAGACTTAGATATTGAAACG CAAAAAAAGTATACAGAAGTTAATTTGGTGAAGTCTTCTGTCACGATATCTTGTGAGGATCTTCGAAGTTGTGAGGAGGAACTcataattttaaaaaatgaaaaggaAAAGATCGAACTATTATTCACTAAACACCAAATAACTCTACAAACACTTATTGAAGA ATCAAACAGCCTATCTTCCACAATTGCATCGTGCAGGGCAACATTTCTACAACTAACTGATGATTTCTCCGAAGCAAAGCAGTCGAACATAAAACAACAGCAGAACATCATAGATTTGAAAGGTGAAAAGTCGAAGGCAATTGATTACTGTGAATCGTTAGCATGTAAGGTGAATGATTTGTCAGGTTGCCTT AACTCATACGAGAAAAAGAAAACAACCTTAGAAGATAGTATAAAAACTGCCGAATCAAAGAAAAATGATTATTCAAACGATATTACAACCATGTCATCTATCAATGAAAATTTGACAGAGGAAACAACAAGTTTGCTTAACATGGAAAAACAGTGGCTATCAACGTttgaaaatatacaaaatatggTGGAAAAGATTGAGCAATTAGAATCAAGTTGTAATGAATTGGACATTGAG TTTTCCAGCATTGATGCTGATGTAAAACGGTGGAAAGAGCAAAACAATATACTGGAG GTTAATCGTCGAAATGCAAAAAAGGCTGAGAAGGAATTGGAAGCTTCCAGATTATCTTTAGAGGAGGCAGTTGACAAAGATAAAGCAGAATCACAAAAGATATCTGATACACTTGATGAACTTAATAAG TCAATAACCCAATCGCGCATCGTTCTTGAGGATTTAAAAACGCAATTTGATAC AGCACAAGGGGAACGGGATTCACGCTTATCTGGGCTGAAACAT CGCCATATGGATGAATACAAAGAGAAGCAAAGTGTTAAAATATGTGACATAAAAGCTTCACTGAAACAGCAGCGAGAAACAATATTAGAG GGTAAGAGGGAAGAATTAGAAGAGGCTTTGAAACAGTATGCTGCTAAACTGGATCAGGAAACAGTAGACCTTGAGCGATCACGACGAGCGAAGTTGGATGGAGATGCTCGATTAATAAAACAGCTTCAGGGTGAACTTAACAAACTACGCAATGGCATGTGTCATTAG
- a CDS encoding putative Vacuolar protein sorting-associated protein 26A has translation MFSMFFGQPCTLDVEIDVDPSRPLVFVDPHQKTDKCPVFSDGEEISGTAFISLKPGKQFDHQGIKVELIGQSDTLYNKTGTYDFFSMSRDIEASGSVIESKRYKWKFPLVGIENESYWGVNIRLYYFVRITIIKSYGGCIFKDAMFAVQKVGIPPQINNTIKMEVGIDDTLHIEFEYNKSSYHLHDTILGKVYFLLVSLPIKYMEVAIVRIETITLGRSTVEETTTLTTFEVMDGSPVKGECIPVRIYLNGLDLCPTYKKVQNKLTVKHYINLLIVDEDEKRYYKKQEIEFWRDRLG, from the exons ATG TTTTCTATGTTTTTCGGGCAACCTTGTACTCTAGACGTGGAAATTGATGTAGACCCTAGTCGTCCACTAGTATTTGTCGATCCACATCAAAAAACGGATAAATGTCCTGTATTTtcg GATGGCGAAGAGATCAGTGGTACAGCGTTCATTAGTCTAAAGCCTGGTAAACAGTTTGACCACCAAGGTATCAAAGTAGAGCTCATTGGCCAGAGTG ACACTCTTTATAATAAAACTGGAACATATGACTTCTTTTCCATGTCCCGGGATATCGAAGCCTCAG GAAGTGTTATCGAAAGCAAGCGTTACAAATGGAAGTTCCCTTTGGTGGGCATTGAAAACGAATCATATTGGGGAGTTAACATCAGACTCTACTATTTTGTTCGCATCACcataataaaatcataTGGAGG atgtatatttaaagaTGCAATGTTTGCGGTGCAGAAAGTCGGCATACCGCCTCAGATAAATAACACTATAAAGATGGAGGTTGGAATTGATGATACGCTACATATTGAATTTGAATACAATAAATCTTCTTACCACTTACACGACACTATACTCGGCAAG GTATACTTCCTATTGGTGTCATTACCAATAAAATACATGGAAGTGGCAATTGTGAGGATCGAAACAATCACATTGG GACGGTCTACTGTAGAGGAAACTACTACGCTAACCACATTTGAAGTGATGGATGGATCCCCAGTAAAGGGTGAATGCATACCTGTACGTATATACCTCAATGGACTAGACCTATGCCCCACTTATAAAAAGGTACAAAACAAACTCACAGTAAAACACTACATTAACCTTCTTATCGTcgatgaagatgaaaaaCGTTATTATAAGAAACAAGAAATTGAGTTTTGGAGGGATCGACTGGGGTGA